The Besnoitia besnoiti strain Bb-Ger1 chromosome Unknown contig00014, whole genome shotgun sequence genome contains a region encoding:
- a CDS encoding uncharacterized protein (encoded by transcript BESB_026510): MAPGPLAAQQRAPGSSEVPPPHSAGRADPSFRVPHPPDAGALGRFSGAYPQRGGGVYTRLPRRPSRGEGSAFLEPFLGSREDSTEFSCSPPPGRYPPPSRSPREALPANAAESLARAKRQLRRTLATAEGEERRLVQVFCGACATTLGLVLFALLFQYDAMFVIDGRDVFTQEHHTVTFFHTKLWRRQALVEDAQWTRISAPSSRALSPPASAAGRLLSSSDWPRLPAVPPGVLSAVEVGSASFASSLAAALSSQPQQPLGASHAASPASQSPVSVASAAASSSAAADFSSRSPPLAAAPFRDHAKRESGGQRAFPKAPQPEHEAKPASNFLQGRKQADKRESRPGLLRKVGADGVVTDEPILSSGFSAAVGESPISSEGGSARGGSTEEAGRSSGGESLSLPVPSPSLGPSATDPAPDKEAAHHQSSSFSSSPTSSLSKLDLEHQREIQEGSVSLLLSSYHACKAFTCDDGRLASFFSFSCFSSFLVSPCFIVGGTAYVTVSAYLCCLVCGSCAMCGFLFLFAVYRSPEEVEDRETRKASRETGGRSCPADRKLGMTRDACSGDQSRGAEPFSASSRCLRPPPPTAPCQPRGQTMQGDGECAYAAPQSAPPLQALAPLSCPSPSFSAPPAFALHAAVMMPAHAGGRPAASELGTEREHELSRAFATREVKPSFCSSGGGWKGRTRSGRGGEAAALNGGERGGEDRQLTLWIVRARTVATMGLLNACNLSSMIVFEYCMLRNIIRDSGTNAQYRDGLNDLLNAQKAPRQNFTDFSVSLGPASYLLLALVPLLFLQRFCLSGLREAHRRFARARFAFQTFLSGT; this comes from the exons ATGGCGCCGGGACCCctggctgcgcagcagcgcgcacCAGGGAGCTCTGAggtgccgccgcctcacAGCGCGGGCCGCGCAGATCCCTCGTTCCGCGTACCGCATCCCCctgacgccggcgcgctcggcCGTTTTTCCGGCGCGTACCCCCAGCGCGGCGGTGGCGTGTACACGCGACTGCCGCGGAGACCGTCGCGGGGTGAGGGCTCTGCGTTCTTGGAACCTTTTCTCGGCTCGCGGGAGGACAGCACGGAGTTTTCTTGCTCGCCCCCGCCGGGGCGGtatccgccgccgtctcgctcgccgcgagaagCCCTGCCGGCaaacgcggcggagagcctcgcccgcgcgaagCGTCAGCTCCGCCGCACCCTCGCCAcagcggagggagaagagcgaCGGCTGGTTCAGGTCTTttgcggcgcgtgcgcgaccACTCTCGGGCTCGttctcttcgcgctgctCTTCCAGTACGATGCCAT GTTCGTCATCGACGGCCGCGACGTCTTTACGCAGGAACACCACACCGTGACCTTCTTTCACACCAAGCTTTGGCGTCGGCAAGCCCTAGTTGAAGACGCGCAGTGGACACGCATCTCCGCtccctcttcgcgcgctctgtcgcctcccgcctccgcggcgggccgCCTGCTGTCTTCCAGCGATtggcctcgcctgcctgcggTGCCGCCGGGTGTGCTGTCTGCAGTCGAGGTTGGttctgcctccttcgcctcctcacTTGCGGCCGCTCTCTCGTCGCAGCCTCAGCAGCCTCTAGGCGCTTCACATGCCGCGTCCCCTGCGTCTCagtctcctgtctccgttgcctccgcggctgcgtcttcttctgccgcagccgacttctcttctcgttcgccgcccctggcggccgcgcctttCCGCGACCACGCGAAGCGTGAATCGGGAGGGCAGCGGGCCTTCCCCAAGGCTCCGCAGCCCGAGCACGAAGCCAAACCTGCCTCGAATTTCCTCCAAGGGAGGAAGCAGGCcgacaagagagagagccgcccCGGGCTCTTGCGCAAGGtaggcgcagacggcgtaGTCACGGACGAGCCGATTCTGTCCTCGGGCTTCTCAGCCGCCGTTGGAGAGTCGCCGATCTCCAGCGAGGGTggcagcgcccgcggtgGCAGcacagaagaagcaggcAGATCTTCAGGAGGCgagtcgctctcgctgcctgtTCCTTCCCCCTCACTTGGGCCTTCGGCAACTGACCCGGCGCCGGACAAAGAGGCGGCGCACCACCAGtcgtcctctttctcctcctctccgacATCTTCACTCTCCAAGCTGGACTTGGAGCACCAGCGCGAGATCCAAGAAGGAAGCGTCAGTCTCCTGCTCTCCTCGTACCACGCGTGCAAGGCATTCACATGCGACGACGGCCG GTTggcgtccttcttctctttctcgtgcttctcgtccttcctcgtctcgccgTGCTTCATCGTCGGGGGCACTGCGTACGTTACTGTGAGCGCGTACCTCTGCTGCCTGGTGTGCGGCAGTTGCGCCATGTGCGGCTTCCTGTTCCTCTTTGCGGTCTACCGCTCTCCCGAGGAAGTGGAAGACCGGGAGACGCGcaaggcctcgcgcgagactGGCGGGCGCTCCTGTCCCGCGGACCGAAAACTTGGGATGACCCGCGACGCCTGCTCTGGCGACCAGTCGCGCGGAGCTGAGCccttctcggcgtcctcgcggtgtctgcggccgccgcccccgacCGCCCCGTGCCAGCCTCGAGGACAGACGATGCAGGGAGACGGCGAGTGCGCCTACGCCgctccgcagagcgcgccgcccctccaGGCGCTTGCGCCACTCAGCTGTCCAtctccttccttctccgctccTCCGGCCTTCGCCCTGCACGCTGCCGTGATGATGCCGGCGCACGCAGGAGGGCGGCCTGCCGCATCGGAGCTCGGGACGGAACGTGAGCACgagctgtcgcgcgcgttcGCGACAAGGGAAGTGAAACCTTCATTTTGCTCGAGTGGGGGGGGCTGGA AGGGAAGAACTCGCAGCGGGAGAGGTGGTGAAGCTGCTGCACTTAACGGAGGAGagcggggcggcgaggacAGACAGCTGACGCTCTGGATTGTCCGGGCGCGGACAGTCGCCACCATGGGCCTCCTGAATGCATGCAATCTCTCGAGCATGATTGTTTTCGAGTATTGCATGCTCAGAAACATCATTCGAGACAGCGGGACGAACGCGCAGTATAGGGATGGACTGAACGACCTCCTGAATGCCCAaaaggcgccgcgacagaaCTTCACGGACTTCAG
- a CDS encoding uncharacterized protein (encoded by transcript BESB_026490), with translation MEERSDSDRGQVYSCDTEATADTSIANPSLPPVLSLPLPSSSVSKHSPARAETKSKIVSIVSSPLPNPTDNRLALSEDLPADVEAQAHPNATNETTIDPSHTTSVLSSSSRERELPPDAGKRLKSGYVPYNPYSLSQTTRQLLEFTELPFMILWVYLTYFIVIVALTASKVKKLVWVSAVVAGTLVGVGLNANAYRAIMYRGYPDVGMIVRFFLIPFGVSALSGLTNSLRERFMLVFPKDPVELVIAVACPTVVVCTLMLSRIIILRKHRVPITLRNFLLNGRIYY, from the exons atGGAGGAACGGTCCGACAGCGATAGGGGCCAGGTTTACTCGTGTGACACAGAGGCAACAGCAGACACGAGTATTGCAAATCCTTCTCTTCCCCCTGTTTtgtctcttcctcttccttcttcatCTGTGAGCAAGCACAGTCCTGCGCGTGCTGAAACAAAGTCGAAAATCGTAAGCATTGTTTCCTCGCCCCTTCCGAATCCAACTGACAACCGCCTCGCTCTGAGCGAGGATCTCCCGGCAGACGTTGAAGCGCAGGCGCATCCAAATGCAACGAACGAAACGACGATCGATCCGAGTCACACAACTTCCGTTCTatcttcctcgtctcggGAACGAGAACTCCCTCCAGATGCAGGGAAGCGCCTCAAATCTGGCTACGTGCCATACAATCCCTACAGCCTCTCTcagacgacgcggcagctgctcgaGTTCACAGAGCTCCCCTTCATGATTCTGTGGGTATACTTGACCTACTTCATCGTCATTGTGGCTTTAACGGCATCAAAGGTCAAGAAACTCGTATGGGTCAGCGCGGTGGTCGCCGGCACCCTTGTTGGAGTTGGCCTCAACGCCAATGCGTACCGCGCAATCATGTACAGGGGATATCCGGACGTTGG GATGATTGTCCGTTTCTTCCTCATTCCTTTCGGTGTTTCCGCGCTCTCCGGATTAACAAATAGCCTAAGAGAGAGGTTTATGCTGGTGTTTCCGAAGGATCCCGTGGAACTGGTTATTGCCGTGGCATGCCCCACGGTTGTCGTATGTACTCTAATGCTGAGTCGCATTATCATTTTGCGGAAACACCGCGTGCCTATCACGCTGAGAAATTTTCTTCTCAATGGAAGAATTTACTATTAG
- a CDS encoding uncharacterized protein (encoded by transcript BESB_026480) encodes MLWIWGSTRDIAEFRDRPRYAHARQPRQGGGVLRSSILADTKNALLAPPSKDSGGNLLEGYSDTAATLTPQQDEDETYGVSWLQQGAPGKPRVKGAYVSKVTNTEREVSRGPAPGNGRYGLVVQGEDLKKLKEFIVKIPHFHKKPTWMDLQLLMNETQCHKMFPKLGVIVYVVWCAAIPFFEAGEAGVRQLVPSHAYGFVPANVRKLIERFLHSSPQQRLLPIAAVQTSVFKDIENSIAAALQLSRVTEVSECP; translated from the exons ATGCTCTGGATATGGGGGAGTACGCGGGACATTGCAGAGTTTCGCGACAGGCCTCGGTACGCTCATGCG CGCCAACCGAGACAAGGGGGAGGCGTGTTGCGGTCCTCTATCTTGGCAGACACGAAGAATGCTTTGCTGGCCCCTCCGTCAAAGGATTCAGGTGGGAACCTGTTAGAGGGATACAGCGACACAGCGGCCACTCTGACCCCACAGCAGGACGAGGATGAAACGTACGGCGTTtcgtggctgcagcagggcgCGCCTGGCAAGCCCCGGGTGAAGGG GGCGTACGTCTCCAAGGTGACGAATACCGAGAGAGAAGTGAGCAGGGGCCCGGCTCCCGGGAATGGCCGATACGGCCTCGTGGTGCAGGGGGAGGACCTCAAGAAACTGAAAGAGTTCATTGTGAAGATTCCACATTTCCACAAGAAGCCGACATGGATGGACTTGCAACTCTTGATGAATGAGACACAATGCCACAAAATGTTTCCGAAG CTAGGCGTGATTGTATACGTAGTCTGGTGCGCGGCGATACCATTCTTTGAGGCCGGTGAGGCAGGAGTCAGGCAACTGGTGCCCAGCCACGCGTACGGCTTCGTTCCTGCAAACGTCAGGAAGCTGATTGAGAGGTTTCTTcactcttcgccgcagcagcgcctaCTCCCTATTGCAGCAGTGCAGACGTCGGTGTTCAAGGATATCGAAAATTCGATAGCTGCAGCACTACAACT GAGCAGAGTCACTGAGGTCAGCGAGTGCCCGTGA
- a CDS encoding putative ubiquitin conjugating enzyme E2 (encoded by transcript BESB_026500), with protein sequence MEGLNKTGLTIRKAFYTFRGGGCFVLRPPPWRRKRPNMEQGEPARPRSLWKARSSVFFLSLVLLHFVSSSALNSPLYLSFGLLRSQALCIRHQGATVDSCVFVPRCAMSSFSALRASRALAALPPQYSKLVGRREGLPSFSSLPRDRTSPAAQRALRWASTAAGAPATSSAARGSLSRLYVTHLACVSSPHAHLFPLVSRWERTGSRTGPWSLSQSPSLFLATLLPATDRADKSIPPFCGAASSPVASSRSPLPAASACQSGGDVSFSSGLPRGGSLASPSAPASGPFFSRPLGLAPSSYAGSAMRRSPDDLAQLDANSVRDWPPSSVSRLAPSPSGAPPLQAACVPPTLGCVAAAQPPCCSSRGAEETTETEGGRPQIPSSSGSLHSQDVEAACTEQQRAERTPIASSEARGTENTTAGEIGEREDTREESEKSAAADRELKEKRELYVEERDGKQEVGKSLADGALPPRDGRQSTGEGGGNAVEEAQREDRLREGGEGEDSARDREQEAETADARGELGRERLAQEKKKADGAQQAIALRHLQRRFSPGHANYRVQKELQAFLSNPPPNCRVYVHPSNIRVWLIEMTGIKGSPYENETYRLKVVIPPDYPFKAPTCFFLQPTPVHPHVYSNGDICLNLLGSDWRPSLSISAVAVAILSMLTSAKQKQLPMDNAAHVDVPAGHRDTQFLYHDDKV encoded by the exons ATGGAGGGACTAAACAAGACAGGGCTCACCATCAGAAAAGCTTTCTACACCTTTCGGGGAGGCGGGTGCTTcgttcttcgtcctccgccctGGCGCCGCAAGCGGCCCAACATGGAGCAGGGGGAGCCGGCGCGCCCCAGATCCCTCTGGAAGGCCCGCTCCTCTGTCTTTTTCTTGTCTCTAGTCCTTCTCCATTTTGTCTCCAGCAGTGCCCTCAACTCTCCACTGTATCTTTCGTTCGGTCTCTTGCGTTCTCAAGCTCTCTGCATTCGTCATCAAGGCGCGACAGTTGACAGCTGCGTTTTCGTCCCTCGGTGCGCCATGTCTTCGTTTTCCGCTCTCAGGGCCAGCAGAGCCCTTGCCGCCCTTCCACCCCAGTATTCTAAGCTCGTCGGCCGTCGAGAAGGACTGccctcgttttcctctttgCCGCGAGATCGCACGAgccccgctgcgcagcgcgctcTGCGCTGGGCTTCCActgcggctggcgcgcctgcaacgtcgtctgcagcgagaggttccctctctcgtctctaCGTGACGCACCTCGCCTGTGTGTCATCGCCCCATGCACATCTTTTTCCGCTTGTCTCCAGGTGGGAGAGGACTGGAAGCCGCACTGGACCTTGGTCTTTATCGCAGTCTCCATCTCTCTTCTTAGCAACTCTCTTACCTGCAACGGACAGGGCTGACAAGAGCATCCCGCCGTtttgcggcgcggcctcgtctccggTTGCCTCCTCGCGTTCGCCCCTCCCTGCCGCGTCCGCATGCCAATCGGGGGGAgatgtctctttttcttctggcCTCCCGCGTGGTGgctccctcgcgtcgccgtctgcgccggctTCAGGgccttttttttcgcgtcctTTGGGACTCGCGCCCTCTAGCTATGCGGGTTCAGCCATGAGAAGAAGCCCAGACGACCTCGCGCAGCTAGATGCCAACTCTGTGCGAGACTGGCCTCCATCCTCGGTTTCCCGCTTAGCACCTTCGCCCTCTGGGGCGCCTCCTTTACAGGCCGCATGCGTGCCTCCGACACTTGggtgcgtcgctgctgcgcagccgccctGTTGCAGTTCGCggggcgccgaagagacaACGGAGACAGAAGGTGGAAGGCCGCAAATCCCTTCCTCGTCTGGATCTCTACACTCGCAGGACGTGGAGGCTGCCTGCACAGAGCAGCAGAGGGCTGAGAGAACGCCGATCGCGTCTTCAGAGGCACGTGGAACCGAAAACACCACGGCTGGAGAGATAGGGGAGCGCGAAGACACAAGAGAAGAGAGTGAGAagagcgcagcagctgacCGCGAGTTAAAAGAGAAAAGGGAGCTTTACGTTGAGGAGAGGGACGGGAAGCAGGAAGTTGGGAAAAGCCTCGCAGATGGCGCACTTCCACCCAGAGACGGGCGACAGTCTACAGGAGAGGGTGGCGGGAACGCAGTCGAGGAAGCGCAGCGGGAAGATCGCctgcgagaaggaggcgaaggcgaagactcAGCGCGAGACCGAGAAcaagaggcggagacggcagacgcgcgaggtgAACTAGGCCGCGAACGTCTGGCgcaagaaaagaagaaagccgACGGAGCTCAACAGGCGATTGCTCTGCGTCACCTTCAGCGGCGCTTCAGCCCTGGTCACGCAAATTACCGCGTTCAGAAG GAGCTGCAGGCATTCTTGTCCAACCCGCCGCCGAACTgtcgggtgtacgtacaccctTCGAACATTCGCGTGTGGCTGATAGAGATGACCGGCATAAAGGGAAGTCCTTACGAGAACGAAACATATCGCTTGAAAGTTGTGATTCCTCCCGATTACCCCTTCAAGGCTCCCACCTGCTTTTTCCTGCAACCCA CCCCTGTTCATCCTCACGTGTACTCGAACGGGGATATTTGTCTCAACCTCCTGGGCTCGGACTGGAGACCGTCTCTGTCGAtcagcgccgtcgccgtggCGATCCTCTCAATGCTTACCAGCGCCAAGCAGAAGCAACTTCCCATGGACAATGCTGCTC ATGTGGATGTCCCAGCCGGCCACCGCGATACCCAGTTCCTCTACCACGACGACAAGGTGTGA